One window of Klebsiella quasivariicola genomic DNA carries:
- a CDS encoding glycosyl transferase, with translation MQKLTSGANKANAIPIRIVLFLIGGIAIITGMCLFSGDMWMLTPRAEQYQPATGELVDVVIYTPSKFFFALLYVLFMTLVWLLAVRKIPWRPIQHPVLPLMVLIAAGIFIFLHPEVTPGRDASIQYGKHNVYYTAIFWSKTNSDRQVTQPSKYEVFVEAKDPRWPIDRNNLRRAWRCEVQRHSQFYTLSFNEGWFPNGDPQVMARQCTQVSDLNALSETAIMIARPIATVPVEAP, from the coding sequence ATGCAAAAATTAACCTCTGGCGCGAATAAAGCGAATGCGATTCCGATCCGCATTGTCTTGTTTCTCATCGGCGGTATCGCCATCATCACTGGAATGTGCCTCTTCAGCGGCGATATGTGGATGCTCACCCCGCGCGCTGAGCAGTATCAGCCCGCCACCGGCGAACTGGTGGATGTCGTCATCTACACGCCGAGTAAATTTTTCTTCGCCCTGCTCTACGTATTATTCATGACTTTGGTCTGGCTGCTGGCGGTACGTAAAATCCCCTGGCGGCCGATACAGCATCCTGTATTACCACTGATGGTACTGATTGCCGCCGGGATATTTATTTTCCTCCATCCGGAGGTTACCCCCGGGCGGGATGCCAGTATTCAGTACGGTAAACACAACGTTTATTACACTGCCATTTTCTGGAGTAAAACGAATTCAGATCGACAGGTTACTCAACCCTCTAAATATGAAGTTTTTGTTGAAGCGAAAGATCCCCGCTGGCCGATCGACAGAAACAATCTTCGTCGCGCCTGGCGCTGTGAAGTGCAGCGGCATAGCCAGTTTTACACCCTGTCATTCAATGAGGGCTGGTTTCCAAACGGCGATCCGCAGGTCATGGCCCGCCAGTGTACTCAGGTAAGCGATCTGAACGCGCTCAGTGAAACGGCAATTATGATTGCCCGCCCGATCGCCACCGTCCCTGTGGAGGCACCGTAA
- a CDS encoding NAD-dependent malic enzyme, translating to MQFTHKKNRSLYIPYAGPVLLEFPLLNKGSAFSMEERSNFNLLGLLPEVVETIEEQAERAWIQYQGFKTEIDKHIYLRNIQDTNETLFYRLIGNHLEEMMPVIYTPTVGAACERFSEIYRRARGVFISYQNRHNLDDILQNVPNHNVKVIVVTDGERILGLGDQGIGGMGIPIGKLSLYTTCGGISPAYTLPVVLDVGTNNQQLLDDPLYMGWRHPRITDDEYYQFVDDVIQAIKARWPDVLLQFEDFAQKNAMPLLNRYRNEICSFNDDIQGTAAVTVGTLIAASRGAGSQLSEQKIVFLGAGSAGCGIAEQIIAQIVREGLSEEEARQRVFMVDRFGLLTDGMPNLLPFQNKLVQKREHLQGWDTSSEALSLLDVVRNVKPNILIGVSGQPGLFTEEIIREMHKHCPRPIVMPLSNPTSRVEATPQNILSWTDGEALVATGSPFAPVTLKGKQYPIAQCNNSYIFPGIGLGVIASGASRVTDEMLMAASETLAKHSPLVNNGEGPVLPELKDIQTVSRAIAFAVGKVAQEQGVAVKTSAEALLQAISDNFWLPEYRNYRRTSI from the coding sequence ATGCAATTCACCCATAAGAAAAACCGTTCCCTGTACATCCCCTACGCGGGTCCCGTTCTGCTTGAATTCCCCCTGCTTAACAAGGGCAGCGCCTTCAGTATGGAAGAGCGCAGCAATTTCAACCTGCTCGGCCTGCTGCCGGAAGTGGTTGAAACTATCGAAGAGCAAGCTGAACGCGCCTGGATCCAGTATCAGGGATTCAAAACTGAAATCGACAAACATATTTATCTGCGTAACATCCAGGACACCAACGAAACCCTGTTCTATCGCCTGATCGGCAACCACCTCGAAGAGATGATGCCGGTTATCTATACCCCAACGGTGGGTGCCGCCTGCGAACGTTTCTCCGAGATCTACCGTCGCGCCCGCGGCGTCTTTATCTCCTACCAGAATCGCCATAACCTTGACGACATCCTGCAGAACGTCCCGAACCACAACGTGAAAGTGATTGTGGTCACCGATGGCGAGCGTATTCTCGGCCTCGGCGATCAGGGGATCGGCGGGATGGGGATCCCGATCGGCAAGCTGTCGCTGTACACCACCTGCGGCGGTATCAGCCCGGCTTACACCCTGCCTGTCGTGCTGGACGTGGGGACAAACAACCAGCAGCTGCTGGACGATCCGCTGTATATGGGCTGGCGCCATCCGCGCATTACCGACGACGAGTACTATCAGTTCGTTGACGACGTGATCCAGGCGATTAAGGCCCGCTGGCCGGACGTCCTGCTGCAGTTTGAAGACTTTGCGCAGAAGAACGCCATGCCGCTGCTCAACCGCTATCGCAATGAAATCTGCTCCTTTAATGACGATATTCAGGGCACCGCGGCGGTGACCGTCGGGACGCTGATCGCCGCCAGCCGCGGCGCCGGTAGCCAGCTGAGCGAGCAAAAAATCGTCTTCCTCGGCGCGGGCTCCGCTGGCTGCGGTATCGCCGAGCAGATTATCGCCCAGATCGTCCGCGAAGGACTCAGCGAAGAAGAGGCCCGCCAGCGCGTATTCATGGTTGACCGCTTCGGTCTGCTCACCGACGGTATGCCTAATCTGCTGCCGTTCCAGAACAAGCTGGTGCAGAAGCGTGAGCATCTGCAGGGCTGGGATACCTCCAGCGAGGCACTGTCCCTGCTGGACGTGGTGCGTAACGTGAAGCCGAACATCCTGATCGGCGTCTCGGGTCAGCCGGGGCTGTTCACGGAGGAGATTATTCGCGAGATGCACAAGCACTGCCCGCGTCCGATTGTGATGCCGCTCTCTAACCCGACCTCACGGGTGGAAGCCACGCCGCAGAATATCCTGAGCTGGACCGACGGCGAGGCGCTGGTCGCCACCGGCAGTCCGTTTGCCCCGGTCACCCTGAAAGGCAAGCAGTATCCCATCGCGCAATGCAATAACTCCTATATCTTCCCGGGGATTGGTCTGGGGGTAATTGCCTCCGGCGCGTCGCGGGTCACCGACGAGATGTTGATGGCCGCCAGCGAAACCCTGGCGAAACACTCGCCGCTGGTGAACAACGGTGAAGGTCCGGTGTTGCCGGAGCTGAAGGATATCCAGACCGTCTCACGGGCGATTGCCTTCGCGGTTGGCAAGGTGGCGCAGGAGCAAGGCGTGGCGGTGAAAACCTCCGCCGAAGCACTGTTGCAGGCCATCAGCGATAATTTCTGGCTGCCGGAATACCGGAATTATCGTCGCACCTCGATTTAA
- the sra gene encoding stationary-phase-induced ribosome-associated protein, which yields MKSNHQARHLLGLNYKLSRQKKVVLEGDEETTLNHIHATGRKRRGG from the coding sequence ATGAAATCGAACCATCAGGCACGTCATCTTCTCGGTCTGAACTACAAGCTTTCCCGGCAGAAAAAAGTGGTGCTGGAAGGCGATGAAGAAACCACCCTCAACCACATCCATGCTACCGGCCGCAAACGCCGCGGTGGTTAA
- a CDS encoding Vmh family MBL fold metallo-hydrolase — protein MKLSALAMATALFSSAVFAAPLTLQTYNPQEKGLFAVNSTLVSGPHEAVLFDAQFSVKDGEKLVEMIKKNGKPLTRIVITSGDPDFYFGLEPLVKAFPQAEVVATAEVVKHIEATKAAKLAYWGPQMKDGAPTQVYVPQALKANSFTIDGEKVTIMQPHDYAAFVWIRANKTILGGTGVAWGMHLWTADTQTPASRQKWRNTLDQMIALHPQRVIPGHYLGTPPEGDSAVRFTKTYLQQFEQALKTHPDSAGVIKAMETQWPGLAESSSLELSAKVNTGEMKW, from the coding sequence ATGAAATTATCTGCCCTTGCTATGGCCACCGCCCTGTTCAGTAGCGCGGTCTTTGCAGCGCCACTAACGCTGCAAACCTATAACCCGCAAGAAAAAGGCCTTTTTGCCGTTAACTCGACCCTCGTTTCCGGCCCCCATGAAGCGGTGCTGTTTGACGCGCAATTTAGTGTGAAAGACGGCGAAAAGCTGGTGGAAATGATCAAGAAAAACGGCAAGCCGCTCACGCGGATTGTGATCACCTCCGGCGATCCTGATTTCTATTTTGGTCTTGAGCCACTGGTGAAAGCCTTCCCGCAGGCGGAAGTGGTCGCCACCGCGGAGGTGGTCAAGCATATCGAAGCGACGAAAGCGGCCAAGCTGGCGTACTGGGGCCCGCAGATGAAAGATGGCGCGCCGACGCAGGTCTACGTCCCGCAGGCGCTGAAGGCCAACAGCTTTACCATCGACGGTGAGAAAGTGACGATAATGCAACCGCATGACTACGCGGCGTTCGTCTGGATCCGGGCGAACAAAACGATCCTCGGCGGCACCGGCGTGGCGTGGGGCATGCATCTCTGGACCGCCGACACCCAGACACCGGCCAGTCGTCAAAAATGGCGCAACACGCTGGACCAGATGATCGCCCTGCACCCGCAGCGGGTGATCCCGGGCCATTATCTCGGCACGCCGCCGGAGGGAGACAGCGCAGTGCGCTTTACAAAAACCTATCTCCAGCAGTTTGAGCAGGCGCTGAAGACGCATCCGGATTCTGCCGGCGTGATCAAGGCGATGGAGACGCAGTGGCCGGGGCTGGCGGAGAGCAGCTCGCTGGAGTTAAGCGCCAAAGTGAATACCGGCGAAATGAAGTGGTGA
- a CDS encoding LysR family transcriptional regulator: MDRVIAAQVYLRICELGSLSAAARALGMSRPMVSRYLEQMESWAGARLIHRSTRRLTLTPAGEKVLLKTRGLTRIADEIAGERQRADPSGTLRVACAHFTAMQLISPLLPDFLARYPLLRLELDINNHPVSLIGERIDVAIRITDNPEAGAIARRLGLCRSLLCAAPRWLRQHGPLTTLDDLQHHNCLLYSHFAGQRWQFSDAQGQEASVAVKGNLSAGISSLLLEAAVAGCGIAMLPELEARSAIASGALEVVLPDWTPKALSVYGIYLSRDYQPDGLPLFLDALQRRLGEAAAGA; this comes from the coding sequence ATGGACAGGGTGATTGCGGCGCAGGTGTACCTGCGCATCTGCGAGCTGGGGAGCCTCAGCGCGGCGGCGCGGGCGCTGGGGATGTCGCGCCCGATGGTGAGCCGCTATCTGGAGCAGATGGAAAGCTGGGCCGGCGCCCGGCTGATCCATCGTTCAACCCGCCGGCTCACGCTGACCCCGGCGGGAGAAAAGGTGTTGCTTAAGACCCGTGGTCTGACGCGGATTGCCGATGAGATCGCTGGCGAGCGCCAGCGGGCCGACCCCAGCGGCACGCTGCGCGTGGCCTGCGCGCACTTCACGGCAATGCAGTTGATCTCTCCGCTGCTGCCGGACTTCCTTGCCCGTTACCCGCTGCTGCGCCTGGAGCTGGATATCAATAACCATCCGGTCAGCCTGATCGGCGAACGCATCGATGTGGCCATTCGCATTACCGACAACCCGGAGGCCGGGGCGATCGCCCGCCGCCTCGGGCTGTGTCGTTCACTCCTCTGTGCTGCACCGCGCTGGCTTCGCCAGCATGGCCCACTGACGACGCTTGACGATCTGCAACACCATAACTGCCTGTTATACAGCCATTTTGCCGGCCAGCGCTGGCAGTTCAGCGATGCGCAGGGGCAGGAGGCCTCGGTGGCGGTTAAGGGTAATCTGAGCGCGGGGATCTCTTCTTTGCTGCTGGAGGCGGCGGTGGCCGGGTGCGGCATTGCGATGCTCCCCGAACTGGAAGCGCGAAGCGCAATCGCCAGCGGGGCGCTGGAGGTGGTGCTTCCTGACTGGACGCCGAAGGCGCTGAGCGTCTACGGCATCTACCTTTCCCGTGACTACCAACCCGACGGACTCCCGCTGTTTCTGGATGCGCTACAGCGGCGTCTGGGGGAGGCCGCCGCCGGGGCCTGA
- a CDS encoding DUF2543 family protein, whose product MSNEIPLKFYDIVDEYETEAASPVKETERDALARYFQLLIERLMNNEEIEEEAQQEMAREAAIDERRIDDIANFLNQWGNE is encoded by the coding sequence ATGAGCAATGAGATCCCCCTGAAATTTTATGACATCGTGGACGAATACGAGACCGAAGCGGCTTCGCCGGTTAAGGAGACGGAACGCGATGCGCTGGCACGCTATTTTCAGCTGCTGATTGAGCGACTGATGAATAACGAAGAGATCGAAGAAGAGGCGCAGCAGGAGATGGCCCGCGAAGCGGCCATTGATGAACGCCGTATTGACGATATTGCCAACTTCCTTAATCAATGGGGCAATGAGTAA
- a CDS encoding SDR family oxidoreductase — translation MQDEKPPMKKLPTSMLPEETAPRPEFPEQEQTPPGLDAEMEPSPDHGETSYTGTGRLAGKKALITGGDSGIGRAVAIAFAREGADVAINYLPEEQEDADEVIALIKAEGRTAVALPGDIRSESFCQLLVAEAVEQLGGLSILVNNAGRQQYCETLEELTTEDFDATFKTNVYAPFWITRAALPHLQAGSAIINTTSVQAYKPSPILLDYAQTKACLAIFTKSLAKQVAKRGIRVNAVAPGPYWTVLQSSGGQPDEKVKQFGKDTPMGRPGQPVEIAPLYVTLASDACSYTSGQVWCSDGGDGVV, via the coding sequence ATGCAAGATGAAAAACCGCCAATGAAGAAATTACCCACCTCCATGTTGCCAGAAGAGACGGCTCCCCGTCCGGAGTTCCCGGAGCAAGAACAAACCCCACCGGGTCTGGATGCGGAGATGGAGCCTTCGCCGGACCATGGGGAAACCAGCTATACCGGCACCGGGCGACTGGCCGGTAAGAAAGCGTTAATCACCGGGGGCGACTCCGGGATTGGCCGCGCAGTGGCGATTGCCTTTGCCCGCGAAGGGGCCGACGTGGCAATCAATTATCTGCCGGAAGAGCAAGAGGATGCGGATGAAGTCATCGCGCTGATCAAAGCCGAAGGCCGCACCGCCGTGGCCCTGCCGGGGGATATTCGCTCCGAGTCGTTCTGTCAGTTGCTGGTCGCCGAGGCGGTGGAACAGCTGGGCGGTCTGAGCATCCTGGTCAATAACGCCGGACGCCAGCAATACTGCGAGACGCTCGAGGAGCTCACCACCGAAGATTTCGACGCCACCTTTAAAACCAACGTCTACGCGCCGTTCTGGATCACCCGCGCCGCACTGCCTCATCTGCAGGCCGGAAGCGCGATCATCAACACCACCTCGGTGCAGGCCTATAAACCCAGTCCGATCCTGCTCGATTATGCTCAGACCAAAGCTTGTCTGGCGATCTTTACCAAATCGCTGGCCAAACAGGTGGCCAAACGAGGCATTCGCGTGAACGCCGTGGCCCCCGGCCCTTACTGGACGGTGCTGCAATCCAGCGGCGGCCAGCCGGACGAGAAAGTGAAACAGTTCGGGAAAGACACCCCTATGGGGCGCCCGGGGCAGCCGGTAGAGATCGCCCCCCTGTATGTTACGCTGGCATCCGACGCCTGCTCATATACCTCCGGGCAGGTCTGGTGCTCTGACGGCGGGGACGGCGTAGTTTAA
- a CDS encoding general stress protein gives MAEHRGGSGNFAEDREKASEAGRKGGQHSGGNFKNDPERASEAGKKGGKNSHGGGRKAGDS, from the coding sequence ATGGCAGAGCATAGAGGCGGTTCAGGTAATTTTGCAGAAGATCGTGAAAAAGCATCCGAAGCCGGGCGTAAAGGCGGACAGCACAGCGGCGGGAACTTCAAAAATGATCCTGAGCGGGCATCCGAAGCCGGGAAAAAGGGTGGTAAGAATAGTCATGGCGGCGGGCGTAAAGCCGGTGACAGTTAA
- a CDS encoding ferritin-like domain-containing protein, protein MTDIENYHNWLRDAHAMEKQAETMLIAVSRRVENYPPLRTRLEQHLYETRRQLSALQDLIARNHISRSALKEAMSRVAALGQTIGMMLPGDEIVKIITTTYVFAQFEVACYTALLTAAKRAGDHHALHALEAILAEERGMADWLRHHQSALVAEFLHRAERPGVEVGH, encoded by the coding sequence ATGACTGATATTGAAAATTACCACAACTGGCTTCGCGATGCGCATGCAATGGAAAAACAAGCTGAAACGATGTTGATAGCGGTGAGTCGCAGGGTAGAAAACTATCCGCCATTACGCACCCGTCTTGAACAACATCTTTACGAAACCCGTCGGCAATTATCGGCGCTGCAGGATCTTATTGCCCGCAATCATATTTCCCGCTCCGCGTTGAAAGAGGCGATGAGCCGTGTGGCGGCGCTGGGCCAGACCATCGGCATGATGCTGCCCGGCGATGAGATCGTTAAAATCATTACCACTACCTATGTTTTTGCCCAATTCGAGGTCGCCTGCTATACCGCCTTATTAACGGCGGCTAAACGGGCAGGTGACCACCATGCCCTTCACGCCCTGGAAGCGATACTGGCGGAGGAGCGAGGTATGGCAGACTGGCTGCGTCATCATCAGTCGGCGCTGGTGGCGGAATTTCTTCATCGCGCTGAACGTCCTGGCGTAGAGGTCGGACATTAA
- a CDS encoding alpha-amylase family protein gives MQREEWFHRAVIYQVDSSLFYDANGDGYGDLAGIRQKLHYVRSLGATVLWLTPFYLTPLQDDGYDISDHLQPDPRFGTIADVIELIARARELGLRVIVELVIQHTSAQHPWFQAARQDPHSPWRPYYLWADKPPENDDPPMFPGVEESVWRWDEQAGQYYRHMFYRHEPDLNLAHPPVIAEIENIITFWLQAGVSGFRLDAASHLVKQAGKGDEARGYPLLTHLRQVVQRHNPDAILLGEVDVAVEDYRHYFGRGDRLQMVLNFWLNKYLYLSLAQQRAAPVVKALQAMVSPPEGCCFVNWLRNHDELDLEGIGERNKRQVIRTFAPDKSMSVYQRGVRRRLAPMLDGDTRRIALAHAILLALPGVPVMRYGDEIGMGDDLSLPERYAVRTPMQWSAAPNGGFSRAARDDLPVKPVASGRWRYLRVNVEAALRHPRSLLHRVRNMVLARAEYTEPGSLPFAILAVKPAAVLGLSYRSESRELLMLANCSPQALEVQLPPLAEGYWSPILEDKLYQDALHGGKDARLKLGGYGYRWFSRSLF, from the coding sequence ATGCAACGTGAAGAGTGGTTTCACCGGGCCGTCATTTATCAGGTTGATAGTTCGCTGTTTTATGACGCCAACGGCGATGGCTACGGCGATCTCGCCGGTATTCGCCAAAAGCTCCACTACGTTCGCAGTCTTGGGGCGACGGTTCTCTGGCTGACCCCGTTTTATCTTACCCCTCTGCAGGATGATGGCTACGATATCAGCGATCATCTGCAGCCCGACCCACGATTCGGCACCATCGCCGACGTGATTGAGCTGATTGCCCGCGCCCGGGAGCTGGGGTTGCGGGTCATCGTTGAGCTGGTCATTCAGCACACCTCTGCGCAGCACCCGTGGTTTCAGGCGGCCCGGCAGGATCCTCATTCTCCCTGGCGGCCGTACTATCTGTGGGCCGATAAGCCACCGGAAAACGACGATCCCCCGATGTTTCCCGGCGTTGAGGAGAGCGTCTGGCGCTGGGATGAACAGGCCGGACAGTATTACCGGCACATGTTTTATCGTCATGAGCCCGATCTGAATCTTGCTCATCCGCCGGTGATCGCTGAAATCGAAAACATCATCACCTTCTGGCTGCAGGCGGGGGTATCAGGTTTTCGCCTTGATGCCGCATCGCATCTGGTCAAGCAGGCCGGGAAGGGCGACGAGGCGCGCGGCTACCCGCTTCTGACCCATCTCCGGCAGGTCGTTCAGCGTCACAATCCCGATGCGATACTGCTGGGGGAAGTGGATGTGGCGGTGGAGGACTACCGCCATTATTTCGGCCGCGGCGACCGGCTGCAGATGGTGCTTAATTTTTGGCTTAACAAATACCTCTACCTCAGCCTGGCGCAGCAGCGCGCCGCACCGGTGGTGAAGGCCCTGCAGGCGATGGTGTCACCCCCGGAGGGGTGCTGCTTCGTTAACTGGCTGCGTAACCATGATGAACTGGATCTCGAGGGGATTGGCGAACGCAATAAGCGCCAGGTTATCCGCACCTTTGCTCCTGATAAATCGATGTCCGTTTATCAGCGCGGGGTGCGCCGGCGGCTGGCGCCGATGCTGGATGGCGATACCCGGCGCATTGCGCTGGCCCATGCGATCCTGCTGGCGCTGCCCGGCGTGCCGGTGATGCGCTATGGCGACGAGATTGGCATGGGGGACGATCTGAGTTTACCGGAACGCTACGCGGTCAGAACACCGATGCAGTGGTCGGCTGCGCCCAACGGCGGCTTTTCCCGGGCGGCGCGGGACGACCTGCCGGTAAAACCGGTGGCCAGCGGACGGTGGCGCTACCTGCGGGTCAATGTCGAAGCGGCGCTGCGTCATCCCCGATCGCTGCTACACCGGGTGCGCAATATGGTACTGGCGCGGGCGGAATATACCGAGCCGGGCTCCCTTCCTTTCGCCATTCTCGCGGTGAAACCCGCTGCGGTGCTGGGCCTGAGCTATCGCAGCGAGTCGCGCGAGCTGCTGATGCTGGCCAACTGCAGCCCGCAGGCGCTGGAGGTCCAGCTCCCGCCGCTGGCCGAGGGCTACTGGAGCCCAATTCTGGAAGATAAGTTGTACCAGGACGCGCTGCACGGTGGGAAAGACGCGCGGCTGAAGCTGGGAGGATACGGTTACCGCTGGTTCAGCCGCAGCCTGTTTTAG
- a CDS encoding SDR family oxidoreductase, whose translation MSVMVITGGTAGAGKATALRFARAGYHVALIARDETSLQETQQRCERFGVKTLAISADVADASALQRAAAEVETTLGAIDVWVNNAMTTVLAPFRQMSDEEFRRVTEVTYLGYVNGTRAALEVMTPRDRGVIIQAGSALAWRSIPLQSAYCGAKAAIRGFTDAVRTELMHEGIHIQLTMVQLPGMNTAQFGWARNKMDQAMQPVPPVYQPEVAAEAIYSVVRRPVNELWVGKSTIQSILGQVFFPRLLDRLLVKKAWEGQFTGQPKPADHQDDLFSPVRGNHPGHGPFNDSARRKAVTISADLPGKVAAGVGVAVATMALRALFRRAGKRR comes from the coding sequence ATGTCTGTAATGGTCATTACCGGAGGTACGGCAGGCGCGGGCAAAGCCACCGCGCTGCGTTTTGCCCGCGCCGGCTACCATGTGGCGCTGATCGCTCGGGACGAAACCAGTCTGCAGGAGACACAGCAACGCTGTGAACGATTCGGGGTAAAAACGCTGGCAATTAGCGCCGACGTTGCCGATGCCAGCGCCCTGCAACGCGCCGCCGCTGAGGTGGAAACCACGCTCGGCGCGATAGATGTGTGGGTCAACAATGCCATGACCACCGTGCTGGCGCCCTTTCGCCAGATGAGCGACGAAGAGTTTCGCCGGGTGACGGAGGTGACCTACCTCGGATACGTGAACGGTACCCGCGCGGCGCTGGAGGTGATGACGCCCCGGGATCGGGGGGTGATTATTCAGGCGGGCTCGGCGCTCGCCTGGCGGTCGATCCCTTTGCAATCGGCTTACTGCGGAGCCAAAGCGGCGATCCGCGGTTTTACCGATGCCGTGCGTACCGAACTGATGCACGAAGGGATCCACATCCAGTTAACCATGGTTCAGCTGCCGGGGATGAACACCGCCCAGTTTGGCTGGGCGCGAAACAAGATGGATCAGGCCATGCAACCGGTGCCGCCGGTCTATCAGCCGGAAGTCGCCGCCGAGGCTATCTATAGCGTCGTCCGGCGCCCGGTCAACGAGCTGTGGGTCGGGAAAAGCACCATCCAGTCGATCCTCGGGCAGGTCTTCTTCCCGCGCCTGCTCGATCGGCTGCTGGTGAAGAAAGCCTGGGAGGGACAGTTTACCGGCCAGCCGAAACCGGCTGACCACCAGGACGACTTGTTTTCACCGGTGCGCGGCAACCATCCCGGCCACGGGCCCTTTAACGATAGCGCGCGGCGTAAAGCAGTGACGATCAGCGCCGATCTCCCGGGGAAAGTGGCCGCCGGCGTTGGCGTGGCGGTAGCGACGATGGCCCTGCGGGCGCTGTTTCGTCGTGCCGGGAAACGGCGCTAA
- a CDS encoding DUF421 domain-containing protein has translation MEMVLRAAAIYLILLIIFKIAGRRTLMQLTNFDLILLLIISEATQQAMLSTDYSVTGSMLTIVTLVSIDILFGYIKKRFAQAENFLDGSPVIVVENGAVIDEKIRLVNISVDDILLAARQHHGIYELHAIKYAILERNGQISIIPEQK, from the coding sequence ATGGAAATGGTCCTCAGAGCTGCGGCAATCTATCTTATCCTTTTGATTATTTTTAAGATTGCTGGCAGAAGAACGCTGATGCAGCTTACCAATTTCGACCTGATATTGCTGCTGATTATTAGCGAAGCCACCCAACAGGCGATGCTCAGCACCGATTATTCGGTCACCGGCTCGATGCTGACCATCGTCACCCTGGTCAGCATCGATATTTTATTCGGCTATATTAAGAAACGTTTTGCCCAGGCGGAAAATTTCCTCGATGGCTCTCCGGTTATTGTGGTGGAAAATGGTGCCGTCATCGACGAGAAGATCAGGCTCGTTAATATATCTGTCGATGATATCCTGCTGGCCGCCAGGCAGCACCATGGGATTTACGAGCTGCACGCGATAAAATATGCCATTCTTGAGCGTAACGGCCAGATATCCATTATTCCTGAACAGAAATAA
- a CDS encoding YdeI family stress tolerance OB fold protein, translating into MKKLAWVMAGLFAVGIAQAEDKGGFSQDAAPPPPHKLDDGYRGVEEGRIMTVEQAKTMHDGATISLRGNLLTREGDDRYQFRDKSGTITVIVPTAAFNEQHVEPDDLVSINGSLDRKMTPPVVRIDRLLKQSPK; encoded by the coding sequence ATGAAAAAATTAGCATGGGTCATGGCCGGTCTGTTCGCCGTGGGGATAGCGCAGGCGGAAGATAAGGGGGGTTTTAGCCAGGATGCCGCACCGCCGCCGCCACACAAACTGGATGATGGCTATCGCGGCGTCGAGGAGGGGCGGATCATGACCGTCGAACAGGCGAAAACCATGCACGATGGCGCGACCATCTCGCTGCGCGGTAATCTCCTCACCCGTGAAGGGGATGACCGTTACCAGTTTCGCGACAAAAGCGGCACCATCACCGTCATTGTTCCCACTGCCGCGTTTAACGAACAACATGTAGAGCCTGACGATCTGGTGAGTATCAACGGCAGTCTTGATCGCAAAATGACGCCGCCGGTGGTACGTATCGATCGCCTGCTCAAGCAGTCGCCCAAATAA
- a CDS encoding OsmC family protein: MAIHKKGLAHWEGDLKHGKGTVSTESGALNQQPYGFNTRFEGVKGTNPEELIGAAHAACFSMALSLMLSEEGYTATSIDTTAVVTLNKTDGGFAITDIALQSQIVLPDVSPAAFDEIIEKAKAGCPVSQVLKANITLDYQLNP; encoded by the coding sequence ATGGCGATTCATAAGAAAGGGCTGGCCCACTGGGAAGGCGACCTGAAACATGGCAAAGGCACCGTGTCAACAGAGAGCGGGGCGCTGAACCAACAGCCCTATGGCTTTAACACCCGTTTTGAAGGGGTGAAGGGCACCAATCCCGAGGAGCTGATCGGCGCCGCGCATGCCGCCTGTTTCTCAATGGCCCTGTCGCTGATGCTCAGCGAAGAGGGGTATACCGCCACGTCCATCGACACGACGGCGGTGGTCACGCTCAATAAAACCGATGGCGGATTTGCGATTACCGATATCGCGCTGCAAAGCCAGATCGTCCTGCCGGACGTCTCACCCGCGGCGTTCGATGAGATCATCGAGAAAGCGAAGGCCGGATGCCCGGTATCGCAGGTGCTGAAAGCCAATATCACCCTCGATTACCAGCTGAATCCATAA